One genomic region from Streptomyces venezuelae encodes:
- a CDS encoding phytase, whose translation MSASALTALAATALAVVTAASATTQPVPVTVTARVETPAVYDDEAGGNANADDPAVWVDPTSPGRSIVIGTLKEAGLDVYGLDGRRLQHIAAPQAPGEDAAPGRFNNVDVVYGFELAGRKTDLALVSDRGRDRVRAYAIDPVAVAKGRPPLRDVTAADVAPVFAADEAEVDEQRTTYGLAAYSDDDEAYVVVSRREETSLRLLELEDRGGRVGYRTEDTLDLPASFTLPDGTSWRPCADPGERPQVEGMAVDQEEHVLYAAQEAVGLWRVELDDAEFEKPVLLDRVREYGTPWTYDSAEEECVLDTAHDPGFGGEHLSADAEGVTVYHAGDGEGYVLASSQGDNTFAAYDRKRGNTYLGSFAIGDGSATDGVQHSDGTAVINVPLGRSFPRGLVVTHDGEAAPADGDRESTNFKFTPWESVAGAFPRSLRVDTESFDPRDTD comes from the coding sequence GTGAGCGCTTCCGCTCTGACCGCTCTCGCCGCCACCGCCCTCGCGGTGGTCACCGCGGCCTCCGCGACCACCCAGCCCGTCCCCGTCACCGTCACGGCGCGCGTCGAGACGCCCGCCGTGTACGACGACGAGGCGGGCGGCAACGCGAACGCCGACGACCCGGCCGTCTGGGTCGACCCGACCAGCCCCGGCCGCAGCATCGTGATCGGCACCCTGAAAGAGGCCGGGCTCGACGTCTACGGCCTCGACGGACGCCGGCTCCAGCACATCGCCGCGCCGCAGGCCCCCGGCGAGGACGCCGCACCCGGCCGCTTCAACAACGTCGACGTCGTCTACGGCTTCGAGCTCGCCGGCCGGAAGACGGACCTGGCCCTCGTCAGCGACCGGGGCCGCGACCGCGTCAGGGCCTACGCCATCGACCCCGTCGCCGTCGCCAAGGGCCGCCCGCCCCTGCGTGACGTGACCGCCGCCGACGTGGCTCCGGTCTTCGCCGCCGACGAGGCCGAGGTGGACGAGCAGCGCACCACGTACGGCCTCGCCGCGTACAGCGACGACGACGAGGCGTACGTCGTCGTCTCGCGCCGCGAGGAGACGAGCCTGCGCCTGCTCGAACTGGAGGACCGGGGCGGCCGGGTCGGCTACCGCACCGAGGACACCCTCGACCTGCCCGCCTCCTTCACCCTCCCCGACGGCACCTCCTGGCGGCCCTGCGCCGACCCCGGCGAGCGGCCGCAGGTCGAGGGCATGGCCGTCGACCAGGAGGAGCACGTCCTCTACGCGGCGCAGGAGGCCGTCGGCCTGTGGCGCGTCGAGCTCGACGACGCCGAGTTCGAGAAGCCCGTACTCCTCGACCGGGTCCGTGAGTACGGCACCCCGTGGACGTACGACAGCGCCGAGGAGGAATGCGTCCTCGACACCGCCCACGACCCCGGCTTCGGCGGCGAGCACCTGAGCGCCGACGCCGAAGGCGTCACCGTCTACCACGCGGGCGACGGCGAGGGCTACGTCCTCGCGTCCAGCCAGGGCGACAACACCTTCGCCGCCTACGACCGGAAGCGCGGCAACACCTACCTCGGCTCGTTCGCGATCGGCGACGGATCCGCCACCGACGGGGTGCAGCACTCCGACGGCACCGCCGTGATCAACGTCCCGCTCGGCCGGAGCTTCCCCCGCGGCCTGGTCGTCACCCACGACGGCGAGGCCGCGCCCGCCGACGGCGACCGAGAGAGCACGAACTTCAAGTTCACGCCCTGGGAGTCGGTCGCCGGCGCCTTCCCCCGGTCCCTGCGCGTCGACACGGAGTCCTTCGACCCGCGCGACACCGACTGA